The sequence AGCTGACCACTTCCGCTTCTGTGTtcggcgcgtcgcagagCGTAAGTCCGGACAGTCAGCAAAAGTGGTGAATCTTTCTACATCatgcgtatgtatgtacatgtGTATGACTCTCAGTCTATACATAAATGCTAGAGGGAGCATAGTGagagcgccgacgcggctgtGTCTCCCGTGGCTACAagcgacgagctgcgcggtGCCCCTCGACGTGCATATTCGATTTATTGGCCTATGGATATGTAtctatttatatatatgtacgtactCCCCATcaaatatgcatatacacgGCGTAGCCAGTCGTATGCACAGGCTGATACATGTGTGTATAGTATGTGTGTGCGCCCTAGGACTAGAGGCGAGCGGATGCGTCGTGAGGGAGTTTTTTGGGCGAGTGATTTCcgcgtttttcctttttcagGCGTTGAggtcgcgcggcagcgcaagGAGGAGATCTCCGTCCGCGACGAAGACCTGACTGGCTTGTACGAGTTCTAtctctgtctgcttctccgcggtCCCTCGCATTTGCATCTGCAGGAAACCGACCCCGAAGACAAAGAAATGATTAACTTCCTTCTCCAAGACCTCCCGAGGCTTAAGTGGTGAGGCGCTCGTCCTGGTCCCCTCTGCGCCGAGCGTTCCCCGCCAGATGCTTGTTCTCTCCGCCACTAGATGCGCACACAAATAGGTCTATACATCAGTCGATCGAGCTATGACTGGAGCTGCGTTCCTGGCGGATGCATGCGGTGTGCGGTTCAGGCTCgaacgcgagcgcgcgcgaacggCCAGTTTCCGCTTGACGGAGGAGAGCCGACAAAtcagcgccgcgcttcggcgtcgcgggctgGAGTCGATGAAACCAGTCATCACGGGAATCTGTTTCTGCCACTTCGCCtcagtctctgcgccgcgcggtaAGGCCCTTGGTGGCGCTCGAGttgaggccgcgcaggaaaGCGCACCCTGGCGTCGCTTGCATCGGTATCGAtgcgtctcgcgcagcgtctccgtGCAAATTCTCTGCCGTCTCGCGGTCGCTGAGCTTGATGTTGCTGTACGGGGGAAGGAGAGCTCGCCCTTCGATCCCTCTGTCCCCCCATTTCCCGCTGAAAGTGTCAACTAAAACCCTCCGCAGTAGAGGCGCCAAATGCACCTTCGCTGGTTGGGGCCTAGGTATCGCCGAATGAGATTCGCAGTCGAACCAAAACGCCGCAGCGCTCTCGTTTGCCTGGCGCGACGCTTCAGGCCGCTCGGCCGCTCGGatctctcctccgcgtggTGCTGAGGTGTCGTCCTCTCCAGCGCAGCCACAATTTTTTTTCCTGCTTTCTCCGCAgagggagccgcgcgaggcccgacGGGCGTCGCCGTGCTGTGCGTGCCTGAGGAGGAGACACTCGCCTCGTGGACGGTCGACGAAGGCTGCGCGGACGATGCGCTGCTGGatcgcggcgacggagggcgCTTGGTGACGCGGAGCGAGGACACCGACGAGAATCTCTCTGCCAAACGCGAGGCCGAACTCGCCGGTCGGAGCACGGAACATATCGCCCGCGAACGCTGGGAGGACCGGCTGGCAGCCTGGAACGCGAATCCTCTCCTGCCCTTCGGCGAAAGCCGAAAACGCATCGCCCACCTCAAAAAAGCTGGATGGGTCGTCCTGCCTCTCTTCCTCACCCAGGTCCGTGAATCGCACATGCGCGCCGACGACTCTCCacttgcatgcgcagacagGTGCATGAGGTCATGAGGCTACGAAAAAAAGGCATAGTCTATACGTATAGAGTATGGCGGAGTGACAACCAATTAAGAAAATCACGTGTAAAGAAGAAAACAATATTCTAGTTTGTCTACAAAAACAATAAGTTAAAGGTTTATGCGTGAAGGTTTAACTTGGGTTTTTCGGCTGCGGTGTAAATCTGTTCCGCAGCAGGGCGTCGCTAGGGCTGTTTCGTGGTATCTAATGGAGACGACTCTTGGACGGCGACCTTGCGTGGTCTTTCACTGTGGTGATTGACGTCTGCGTTCTCGTTCTGTTTGCAGTGGCGTCAGCTGCGCTCGGACTACGAGCGGGACGAAttccttcgctgcctcaTCAACCTTTCTTAGAAGTCGACGGCGGAAAAGCAGAGCGATCATCTCCCAGTCGCCTCCCGTGTGCTGCCACCGCGGTGCGGAATCTTTTCACGTGTCACCTGTAGGCCACAAAGTGAAGCAGGCTTCCACAGATAACCCCACGTCTGTTCCTGTATACGCATATGTGTTTGTGTGTGAACTCGACGTCACTCTCTCTCACGCAGTGCAGTGCCTGCTGCGGACATCGTCGAGTCGATTTCTTTCGTCCTTGATCGACACCTCGCCGCGTCGTTTCCAGTCAAAACGCTCGGATGTcgcgtccctcgcctcgGAACCAGAAAAAATAAGGATCTGTTTCAGCTTGACGACGCGTAGCCAAGCGGTCTGCCAGGTTGACCGAAAGAACGGAAGTCTCCTGATTTCTTTTCTGATTGTCTGTATTTCCTCCCTGCGTCGGAACAGCGGTGCTCAATATCCTCGCGTTTgctttcgcctcgcagcgccccttctctctctccctttgTCACATCCCAGCAGTTcttgcctcgcgcctcctctctctttaGGGTTGAGATTCGGGTATCCTCGCCATGCTGTCACTTAAGGTCCTCGGGCCACGGCCTACCAGCGCGGGATGCATCGCTGCGAAAGAACCGCTGGGCGAATACGATTCACTCCTGGAATCACTTCACGATCCGGCGAGTAGTCATTGCTTTCTTGCTGGTGTCGGGTACAATCAGTGTCACGAACAgtagacgcagagaggcacaaATTTGGTAATGGAGACCGAAGGCAATCCCCCAGATACTaggaagaggagaaaccCGCTGTAGAAAGTATTCGGTGACGCGCCAGTGTCATTCTTTCTAGTAGGCGTTGCATAGGGTCTCTCTACTGCGGCAAAGCCAGGTGCGAGGGAAACAACAGACCTAGATCTGAGGCTAATCACCCGGGCTCTTGATCTAGACTGTAGGTCTCTGTGTAGGAATCCGCAGGCATGCATACGCGCACATACGCATATCTAAGATATGAACGTTGTGTTCCTCTCCTGCCCTTCGGAGGAAATCAGCGTGGTGCTCCTCATTTCACAATATTGAATAATAAGACTGGCGTCCCGTTTCTTGCGTTTAGCGTGATCTCTTGTGCCACTTGTCTAGCACCGCAAGGCGATCTCTTTGGATCGTTTTTGTCTTCTCAAGCACAAAACGGAAGTATACATACGGGTGTGTGCTTGCAGTGCAAGCATGTTTGCTGTGGCAAAAAGAATCAAACTATTGAATTTGTTCACTCGAGACGCTTGCTACAGGTTCCCTTTCATCACGGGTAACACGTCGACATGCAGTGACTGCAAAAAAGCCAACACATGTGCTTTTTAGCACAACGTGTTTCTCTACCTCCAGAACGCGTGTCGTACACACCGGATGCCTCTGTTCGCTCTCTAGAGCATGCCACTTGCTATCACGACCGTGTTCCCTTTTTTCGGCGAGTCGGCGCTTGCGAGGCTCAGTCTGCTGCGCTGGCCGCAGCGTTAATCCTCGTGTTTCGCATCGCAGATCGATGTAGGAGCAAGACCAATCCAAAGGAATAAATCAGAGTTCGAAAAACATGCATTTCccggccgtcgcccgcgacaCTGTAGACTCGCAACCCCGTCCCATACGCGGCGATGGCGTCCATTCGAACCTCGTGGGTAAGCCACAGCGACAGAGAACGAACCGAGCCCTTGAGCGAGGCGGTCTTGAAGGCGACAGTCCTCCCCCACTGGTAGACTGGGGCAAACAATCGAAACGCAGTCTACCGCAGCACCCGCACGCGTCCGCGATCCATGTCTCTCCTCCATTCTTGGTATGCGGCACGCGTAgccgagacgccggcggccaGGATCGCCACGCCGAGCAGGCTGCACGTAGTGACAACCAGGATAGAGGCGCCTCCCATGACGCTGCCGCGGGGGTGATGAAACGCGGGGGCTCGTGCACGCAGAGGGGCGCCAGGGGGCAGTGACGCAGTTTCAGTCGAGGATTCAGCGGCAGGCCGGtagagaggcagcgcaggAACGAAACAGCGACAGGAACTTGAAACGCGAACCGGCGAAGCAGGTGAACCGTTGTATGCGCACACAACGGAAGCAAAAGAAGGATTCAGAGGTGCACAAGGAATGAAGGTTTTTTCTGGAAAAGCCCACACACAGTTGATTCAGCCTGCAAACACGCCACCCTACTCGGAGGGAATAAAACCATATCAAACTACAACCTCCGGACAAATTCTGATTGAAGGCCCTCACACGCCAGCAGCTACAAGATGCATGGCCTCAGGCTCACGGGAAAGCAGAGGCGCAGTGTAGTGTTTGCAGCTCAACCCTGacctgccggcgcggagagtgAGGGCCTCCTCTCAATCAAGTCCACAGGTATGCCCACGGCTCTGAGCGCGCCACGCTAACCGACGATCCCTCCGTTTCTCTTCCAGGTAGCGAAAAATGCGCGTGGCCAGCCGAAAACCCCTCAGCTGCAgtgggagacgcagagacacaggAGACACGATGTCTGGCTTCAGTCAGCCTCCGCAATTTTTCTGTCACACACTTCTTTGCAGCTTCGTCCAGTTGACACGGGAAGAAAGAAAGCGGCAGGCAAAGCAGGCCGCACTTTCTGGTGGTGCCTTGATCTTGAGAATTCAAGTCACGAGAAACGTCTGGGTCCTCACCCAGCCCTCATCTGCAGGCGCCAGCCGCGTCCAGCGAGCGGAACCGCCCCGGCGAGCCTCCGAGTCATTCCCGTCGACCTTCGGTTCTTCAGCAAGACGAGCATTGGTGGGATGCAGACGAGGAGCGACCGTAGATTTCACGTGAGGCAGTGAAGAGCCTCAGCCAGGACAGTTCTTGCGCATACAACAAGTCAGTGAATGCAGGACAGACACGGTACGTGTGTCATGCCGCACAGCCGTTCTACTTTGCGCTCCGTTCGaccgcgcgcgtgcgcatgcagccgaaGCTCGTAGAGAGAAAGTGCCTCGTTTCGAACTCACCACAACCGTTGACCGCTGTATCCGAATTCAGAGCCAAACTCTCTGAAAGGATCAACCACTGTACAAGGCTTTGGTGGCAGAATTGTGTGCGGTCTCCAGTTGCTCCTACTATCTGCGCTTCGGTCAATTCCGACTCTGTGGCAACCGGCCAGCCTGGCGCGTGACGGCGTCTGAAAGGCCTGAGAAGGGAGCACGTGGTGGATTTGCGGTGTATTTTCAAAGTTTCCAAGCGAATGTATTTGTCTAGGCGGCCTGATCTgtgctgccttctctccagTCTCGTGAACAGGGGGCGCGCCTGACGCGGCTACGCATCAGGCAGAGCCAACTGCAACATCGTCGCGGGCTACTCTGATAAGGTAAGTCTTTCGCAGTTTGTGCACAGTGTGGTGAGGGGGCGTGCGCTTACCAGATGCAGACAAGCATCCAGCAGAGCGCAGAACATGTGTAGACTCAACACGCCATCACTGCAGACGCCGTCACTGCGGCTCAGTTGCGTCAATTGAAGCCAGCCTCGCGTCTCCCGACGCGTTTTGTCTTCAGTAGTGCAGTCTCCTCCAAGCCACGTAAGGGGTGCTGGCGAACCAGTGCATATCGCTACTCGACACATTGTTTGAGTGCCTCGTGTGTAGGCCCACGTGTCCTCGCTGACTGTTAATATGCTTGGACGCGGATGTGAGCTGTTTTTGCAGACATGTAAGTCACCTTCTCCTAGATGTTTCGATATCCTTGCTGCAGACTGTTTGTTCCGGATCTGCACGCAGGTTTCGACAGTTGTTTTCCCAGTTGGTTTTCTCCACAAGATgtccgcgcgcttcctctctctcggggTGCTTGCGGGCGCCGCCACTGCCTACGTGTGTGTCGATTCGTTGGGActgacgagagagagagttgGATTCTACTACCGCTCCGTGGTCGGGGCGAACCAAAGTTTCGTCCCGCACTCTGTGGCGTACGAGAACCACGTTTCGATGTCAAAGCTGCTCTCTTCCTGCGGATGGGACCAGATTCTGCTTAGTATATACGGAAAAGTTATTCAGACGCTGGGCTACCATTTCTGAGCTGCATattctctctccgcgtcagTGCCGTCTGTGGCTCCGCAATCTAGGTTTTCTGCAGCAGTATCGGGACTCCCTGTGTCGGTTTCGAACCCGTGTAGAGCGTGTTGTTTCAGCGTTGTTCTTTATTTGATAtgttatacagttctggatcgcggatccAGAATTGGAAAACGTACTCGACGCCTAACGCGGATATAATTGTTCCCTCGGATGGGCAAGCATGGTTTACAGGGGTGTAATGTGTCTGAATTCTTGTGCCGTGCAGTACACGTTTCGAACTATCGTAAGGTCGTTGTGACATACACTGCTGAGAGCGAATTCCAAACTAGGCAGCCTCTGCTGCATCAGGCATTCAAGAAGTGTTAAAGATTCCTCTGCATAGTGTTTTTTTTGAGCACCTGCACACGAGGGAATGCAAgcaccccccctcccctcttcGTTCACGTACGCCACCGCCTGCTAGCGAGATACGGACAAGATGTGTCACATGCGCAGAAATGATATGTGACGGTCTGCAGCGGTCTGTACAGATGTGGGCTGTCTTCGCAATTTGGTGGTTAAACTTGGAAACACGACCTCGTCGGTATGCGGGAATAGCGAGTAGAGTAGCGTGTCCGAGAAGCTGACGGTTGGGGAGCAGCCGCGTCAGAGTtcacgaagaagcagaatGCGTCACTCTCCGACCTCGAGGACGGAAAGTCGTCAGCACCGACAGAAGGCAAGCTGAACGAGCAGCAGGATGTTTGCAGAGAAAAGCAAGGAGTCCACCTTGTGTTCTGCCAGAGTCGTCAGCTGGTGGGTCCCATCGGATTAGAGTTGGCTGCCCGATTCTATTGAGTGTCGAAGACAACAGCAACGCTGTTCACGGAGGTTAACAATCCTTCGTCGTATCGCAGATGTTCCCTCCACACGCCGCAAACGCGCGACCCGTTTCAGCCAGAGCAACCAGTTATTTTGCTTGATGCTGACAGTAGAGGTGAACAACTCTCGCAGAACGCAACAACCGAAGAGCGACGGGCGGAatgccgcgcgcagcgaacaACCCCTGCCACATGGCGAATTCCCCTCACTGTCGTCTCCATGTCGGCAAAGGATATAGAAAAGGCGATATGTACGCCCGGCTTAAGACATGTACTACTGGGTAATATTACAATCAAGTAGCACTGCGGCGCCATGTTTTTATAAATCATTTATGGCTGTCATTAGCAGCGCATTAGCCTTATCAACGCTGCTGAAAAAGGACATGGATACATGACTCCGACGCAAGTCGTCGGTAGCCAACGGAGTAAGGACCTCGGCCTCCTCTGACAAATCCCCGATTCCGCCGTGCGCTTTGGCGCTCGAAGATCTCCGGTTGAACCAGCTTCGTTCCCCGACGTAACCCAGAGGCCAACGAGATATCGAACAGCAACAGTGTAACGCGGCGGTCACACAAGGCGGTCTCCGTGGAGCCTTCGCATGCCCAGCCGCCCAGGCTACCGTTAGCGTTGCCCCGGTAGACACGCCTTTTCACTTGTCATGAGCATGCTACAAGGCAAACGGTTTACCAGTGGTAAGTCAGCAGAGAACATCGCTCTCCCGCCCCTTCATTTTGTTAGCTAAATGAAGTCCAAGGAGCCGGTACTTTGGCCGCTCTCACTGAGCGAGTCGTTGGGCGATCGCTTCACGCGTCTAACTGTGCTGCCCATGGAACTTCGGCGGCTGTTGGCATCACCGGGTTCTGAAGCAGACGTTGTGTCGCCGCTATCATCTCCCCTTGAAACTTCCCCTTCTTCAGGCCAGCCAGTCCCGTCTCGGAACTTTTTAAGGAGCTTGCCAGCATGGTCGTTCGCCCCACTGAACCACGCCATCATTGATGCTAGTGCCGGGGTCCCCGTGGCGGCGCCGTAGTAGCCACCTGCcccagcagcgccagcagctcctgGGGCCATTGAAGCTCCATATCCTCCTGCAGCTGTTCCTGCACCCCAGCCTCCCGGCACAGCTCCAGGCACCATTGCTGCGCCGGGCGCCACGGCTGCACCAGGCGCCATTGCTGCTCCCGGTGCCACTGCTGCGCCCGGTACCATTGCTGCTCCGGGCACTGCGCCTCCACCTACAGTGATGCCGGCGTGAGCGGCGGGTACGGCTACAGGGGTGGGGCAGCACGGGCAGCACGGGCACCACCCACAGCATCCCCCTGCCGTtcccgcagcagcaggccctCCTACTACGCCCCCTGTCATCGTGGCGGTGAGCACTGTGAGACCGTGCGGCATTTTTCCAGCTGGGAAGAGAGGTGACGCCTTCACAAATGCTGTGAGAACACCGTAAGAAGCGACGCGACGAACAGCCAAAGGAAAAGTgggcggagggagggcaAGACAGAACAGCTCACTGGTGAGGGGGCGCGATGAAGCAAGACACGGAAAAAGCAGCCAACAACTCAGGGTGGCGGGTAAATTGATgagagacgccgcccacAACGCCTACACTAGCGATAACTGCGAAGGAAAAACCGGCAAGCAAAAAGTGACGACAGGGGGAAAGACAAAGAACAGAAGCCGATCAGTGGTCCTAAGCGCGACCAAGATCACCTGACCACAATTCGTTGCTGGTGGCCTAACGTACGGTCGAACGCCACTTTGTtgcaggcagagaggcggaaCGCCGAACGCGTCAGCTATTGCAAGAACCCGGCCTGAGTTCTACAATGTAGTCTTTTAGGGTTCGGCAGATGTAATAGCGCAGAAAGAACACCGAGGACTTCTAAGTGGAAACTGCCACGCAGGTAGCCAGACTATTTCGTCACGACTAGCTGACCGCCACCCTACTCATGGCTATTTGTAAACCTGTCTCCCAGAGACGCGTCGCTGTTCGGAAAACGACCAGGTCTCGATGCGGCGCTCCTTCGAAGTCCCCGGAGCGCCCTCACGCTCGTCTGTAGGATTCCTACAGAAGATGGCATCAGACTGCAGAGGGACGTCACAAATCACGTGTTGCCTTACAACAGCGGTCCAGCGACTCCTCGCTGGGCACCGGAGATTACTGAGAGCACGCTACACCGGCAGATCTTTCAGATCCTCAGCCAACCAAATTCGAAGGTAGATCCCTCACCAGTTCCAGTGCTCGCACAGAAACAGGACCCGAAATTATACAACCCCCTTTTATCGAATCTTGAGGCGCGTTCATCTCCTCGGTAGACGCTAATATCGCCAGGTGACGCCTCGCGTCAGCGAGCCATCTGTCTCGCATCAGTCGTCCGCTATCGTCGATGGATCGGCGAAGTCGCCTAAGAGATCAAAAGAGTTTGTGGACAGCTCAGCACGTAAAATTTTTTTGTATGTGACTATCGGGCAAAGGATTTCGTTGTCTCCGTAAACACGTTATGCAATATTTCCGCAGTACGTACTATTCCTGTTAATGACGTGACATGGGGGTCGACCCGAACGTGGAGCCGAAAAGCCGTGGGTGTGTTCAGACGATAAGCAATACGGGAGGAAAACCCCGTCACTGTGCTTCACGTACACCGGCGATAACTGGGATAAGCAACGTGCTGTTAAGTGCAAACTATGGGCAGACGGTCATTTGTGGGGTGTTTCGCGTCGGAACTCTTTGACCAAACTGGTAGTGACTGCCAAGATGCCCAGCAGATCACATTGTTCAAGTCTACCAGGGCGTA is a genomic window of Besnoitia besnoiti strain Bb-Ger1 chromosome IV, whole genome shotgun sequence containing:
- a CDS encoding hypothetical protein (encoded by transcript BESB_053300); translated protein: MPHGLTVLTATMTGGVVGGPAAAGTAGGCCGWCPCCPCCPTPVAVPAAHAGITVGGGAVPGAAMVPGAAVAPGAAMAPGAAVAPGAAMVPGAVPGGWGAGTAAGGYGASMAPGAAGAAGAGGYYGAATGTPALASMMAWFSGANDHAGKLLKKFRDGTGWPEEGEVSRGDDSGDTTSASEPGDANSRRSSMGSTVRRVKRSPNDSLSESGQSTGSLDFI
- a CDS encoding hypothetical protein (encoded by transcript BESB_053290), which encodes MSARFLSLGVLAGAATAYVCVDSLGLTRERVGFYYRSVVGANQSFVPHSVAYENHVSMSKLLSSCGWDQILLSIYGKVIQTLGYHF